From one Scyliorhinus torazame isolate Kashiwa2021f chromosome 25, sScyTor2.1, whole genome shotgun sequence genomic stretch:
- the LOC140402245 gene encoding olfactomedin-4-like, producing the protein MFTDCTRSVKNGNHVNGSINSDGVCVCSVNWPDNVFPVERVEYLQTTYQALSINVQHELSKVQEYTRTLAVSTAKLQNLTQRVESMESGGFYTKLEFDLLKLEIRELLSLTSQLKISLNGSNSMIAQLYSEILNMSQAVDQLESLDKHNVLAVRREIATLRKRLQDCEEHQHSQTPAAVDYGSCDHNGLLNVSNPVVVQMNYRGFYYKSGAWGRGIVSNSSEKEVYWVAVLESNARIIYRYRLYHSHDDLLLSKNPTDKGLSYYGQGSGMCLYNKYFYYNCYNSRYMCRINKDTNRVQRQILTGAAYNNRFSYAGVTYQDMDFAVDESGLWVIYSPEASAGYVAIGKINVTTFTVERTWVTRLFKPSVTNAFMICGVLYAIRPVDLRSEEIFYTFDTRTGEEGAVSIKVGKVLEKLQNVNYNPSDHKLYVYNDGYQLTYDVMFKPE; encoded by the exons AACGGTAACCATGTCAATGGGTCAATTAACAGCGATGGGGTCTGTGTTTGCTCCGTGAATTGGCCTGATAACGTGTTCCCGGTGGAAAGGGTGGAATATTTGCAAACAACATACCAAGCGCTCAGTATCAACGTACAACATGAACTCAGCAAG GTGCAGGAATATACGAGGACTCTCGCTGTGAGCACGGCCAAGCTGCAGAATCTGACACAACGCGTGGAGAGCATGGAGAGTGGAGGCTTCTACACTAAACTCGAATTCGATCTGCTGAAACTGGAGATCCGAGAGCTGTTGTCACTCACCAGTCAGCTGAAGATCTCCCTCAATGGCAGCAACAGCATGATCGCCCAGCTTTACAGTGAG ATTCTGAACATGTCCCAAGCTGTCGACCAGCTGGAGTCGCTCGATAAGCACAACGTGCTGGCAGTCCGCAGAGAGATTGCGACACTAAGGAAACGCCTACAGGACTGTGAGGAACATCAGCATTCACAAACCCCTGCCGCCGTTGACTACG GGAGCTGTGATCATAACGGCCTTCTTAATGTATCCAACCCCGTCGTGGTACAGATGAACTACAGAGGATTTTATTATAAATCTGGAGCATGGGGCAGAGGGATAGTTTCAAACTCCAGTGAAAAGGAGGTATACTGGGTGGCCGTACTCGAGTCAAATGCACGAATTATATACCGCTACAGACTCTATCATTCACACGATGATTTACTGCTCTCCAAAAATCCAACCGACAAAGGACTTAGTTATTATGGGCAGGGTAGTGGAATGTGTTTGTACAATAAATACTTCTATTACAACTGTTACAATTCTCGGTACATGTGCAGGATTAACAAAGACACAAACAGAGTACAAAGACAGATTCTTACAGGTGCAGCTTACAACAACAGGTTTTCCTATGCTGGTGTCACGTACCAAGACATGGACTTTGCTGTCGATGAGTCCGGCCTTTGGGTCATCTACAGCCCTGAAGCAAGTGCTGGATATGTGGCTATTGGTAAAATCAATGTGACCACCTTCACGGTGGAAAGAACATGGGTGACCAGGCTGTTCAAACCTAGTGTGACCAATGCCTTTATGATCTGTGGGGTGCTGTATGCAATACGGCCAGTGGACCTACGGTCTGAGGAAATTTTCTACACGTTTGACACCAGAACAGGGGAAGAGGGTGCGGTTTCTATAaaggtgggtaaagtcttggagaaaCTGCAAAATGTTAACTACAATCCATCTGATCACAAACTCTATGTGTACAATGATGGCTACCAGTTGACTTACGATGTGATGTTTAAACCTGAGTAA